From a region of the Paenibacillus sp. FSL R10-2734 genome:
- a CDS encoding WD40 repeat domain-containing protein, with protein MKALRIGEPLNGLAVWASAYGTWQGVDWIYAVSSGSPCILFVLDPSGKKAVERYELEGSDHCWGVVLTASGVYIGGSGILYRYTHEAGVENLGEMIPGEFYTWRLAADEQGRIYGGCYPGGKVFQYDPATGVFRDYGAMVSGEQYARSMEAWNGMLYVGVGTQSPHIVVLDTETGGRSEIALPDECRGEQLVYDLNIIHGQLFARITPSARLYIYDLEQQEWGNILDHVSGLSISPPDEQGNVYFIKDDYLQRYDIRTGSLFVTSLAMPEPAGDYGWLQNHPLNSNGRCLTGVYRDGRCWIYDPATDRHMIKDFELQGQSVHLQSMTSGPDDALYIGGYFAGGLARFDPITDEIISYRGIGQTEGMLAGRKCLYLGVYPRANIFKYDPYEEWKPGENPKLLFSLQEEEQDRPFAWAWAGDELAIGTVPSYGRHGGALTLYHPASGTHEVFRNLLPQQSVVSLASRDHLLFAGGSVWGGLGIAPQRQDASLMIWDMQSRCKVWEGIPVQGERAISALVLDDVGQLWGLTAGRLFQFDPQLKQIVKTYSLFKMDWETVTHFWRSGNELLYKDGVLYGVSINRLFKFDVLSEELKVLDDDARLLTMDREGDLYFARTTALYRMR; from the coding sequence ATGAAGGCACTGCGGATCGGTGAGCCACTGAATGGTTTGGCGGTTTGGGCCTCGGCTTATGGAACATGGCAAGGAGTAGATTGGATATACGCGGTTTCTTCCGGAAGTCCGTGTATCTTGTTTGTGCTAGACCCCAGCGGGAAAAAAGCGGTGGAACGCTACGAGCTGGAAGGCTCGGATCATTGCTGGGGGGTAGTCTTAACAGCAAGTGGGGTGTATATCGGGGGAAGTGGCATTTTGTACAGGTACACTCATGAAGCTGGTGTGGAGAACCTGGGTGAGATGATTCCCGGCGAATTCTATACGTGGCGATTGGCGGCGGATGAGCAAGGCAGGATCTATGGGGGATGTTATCCTGGAGGGAAAGTGTTCCAGTATGATCCAGCGACAGGAGTGTTTAGAGATTACGGCGCCATGGTGAGTGGAGAACAGTATGCTAGATCAATGGAAGCGTGGAACGGCATGCTCTATGTGGGTGTGGGTACTCAATCTCCGCATATTGTAGTACTGGATACGGAGACGGGAGGCCGCTCGGAAATTGCGCTACCAGATGAATGTCGAGGCGAGCAGCTGGTTTATGACTTGAATATCATTCATGGTCAGCTATTTGCTCGAATCACACCATCTGCACGGTTGTACATTTATGATCTGGAACAGCAGGAGTGGGGCAACATTCTAGATCATGTGAGTGGACTTAGTATTTCACCTCCTGATGAGCAGGGAAATGTGTATTTCATTAAAGATGACTATTTACAGCGCTATGATATCCGGACAGGAAGCTTATTCGTTACCTCATTAGCTATGCCTGAGCCTGCGGGAGATTATGGTTGGCTCCAGAATCATCCTCTAAATTCCAATGGCCGATGCTTAACCGGTGTGTACAGGGACGGGAGGTGCTGGATTTACGATCCGGCGACGGATCGACATATGATTAAGGACTTCGAGCTGCAAGGCCAATCGGTCCATTTGCAGTCCATGACCAGCGGGCCTGATGATGCTCTTTATATCGGAGGGTATTTCGCAGGTGGGCTAGCCAGATTCGACCCGATAACCGACGAGATCATTTCATATCGGGGCATTGGCCAGACGGAAGGTATGCTTGCTGGGAGGAAATGTCTTTATCTAGGTGTATATCCGCGAGCGAATATTTTCAAATACGACCCGTACGAAGAATGGAAGCCAGGTGAGAATCCAAAGCTACTCTTTTCCCTACAGGAAGAGGAGCAGGACCGCCCTTTTGCTTGGGCTTGGGCAGGAGATGAGTTGGCCATTGGCACGGTTCCTTCCTATGGACGGCATGGAGGTGCGCTCACGTTGTACCATCCTGCGAGCGGAACGCATGAGGTGTTCAGAAATCTTTTGCCGCAGCAGAGTGTAGTGTCCTTGGCTAGTCGAGATCACTTGTTGTTCGCTGGTGGGTCTGTTTGGGGTGGACTTGGGATTGCTCCTCAGCGTCAGGATGCATCTCTAATGATTTGGGATATGCAAAGTCGCTGCAAAGTATGGGAAGGAATTCCGGTGCAAGGGGAACGGGCTATTTCTGCTTTAGTTTTGGATGATGTAGGGCAGCTATGGGGCTTGACGGCAGGGCGGTTATTTCAGTTCGATCCTCAGCTGAAGCAAATTGTGAAGACTTATTCATTGTTTAAGATGGATTGGGAGACAGTGACTCATTTTTGGCGTAGTGGTAATGAACTGCTTTACAAGGATGGTGTATTGTACGGCGTGTCGATAAATCGTTTGTTCAAGTTTGATGTGCTGAGTGAGGAGCTTAAGGTGTTGGATGACGATGCACGGCTGCTGACGATGGACCGTGAGGGTGATCTGTATTTTGCAAGAACTACAGCGTTGTATCGAATGCGCTAG
- a CDS encoding RraA family protein: protein MKDQELFDSMCEKLYSAVISDTLDQLGYRNQVMRENINPIDPAWIIAGRAKTILSVDIHHLPEDPYTKEIEAVDSVKPGEIVIGCTNESRQNGLWGELLSTASKMRGGRGAIVDGLIRDTAKILELGFPVFATGTKPVDSQGRGIVIDYDIPVLCGGVMVHPGDVIFGDRDGVVVIPGAIIDEVFQLAMDKVTRENHTRDELLEGYTLRQVYDKYGVL from the coding sequence ATGAAGGATCAGGAATTGTTCGACAGCATGTGTGAAAAGCTCTACTCTGCGGTAATCTCTGATACGCTGGATCAATTGGGCTATCGTAATCAAGTGATGCGTGAAAATATTAACCCGATAGATCCTGCCTGGATCATCGCCGGAAGAGCAAAGACTATTCTGTCTGTGGATATTCATCATTTGCCGGAAGATCCTTACACGAAGGAGATTGAGGCGGTGGACAGCGTCAAGCCCGGCGAGATTGTCATCGGCTGTACGAATGAATCGCGGCAGAACGGACTGTGGGGAGAGCTACTGTCTACTGCTTCCAAAATGAGGGGCGGCCGCGGAGCGATTGTAGATGGGTTAATCCGCGATACTGCCAAAATTCTGGAGCTCGGCTTTCCTGTCTTTGCTACCGGGACCAAACCTGTGGATTCTCAAGGGCGCGGAATTGTTATCGATTATGACATTCCAGTGCTGTGCGGTGGCGTGATGGTGCATCCCGGGGATGTGATCTTTGGTGATCGTGATGGAGTCGTCGTGATCCCAGGCGCTATCATCGATGAAGTGTTCCAATTGGCGATGGATAAAGTGACTCGTGAGAATCATACACGGGATGAACTGCTCGAAGGATATACCTTGCGACAGGTCTACGATAAATACGGAGTGCTTTGA
- a CDS encoding glycosyltransferase family 4 protein → MRILYFYKFCILGGVTTQLANRLKFLRHRLEVHFAFLEDYGGASAFEGYEHVRILGTVDEIKSYMEAYDFDVIITIDTYELYEALGPVQEGKVIIHEVHTTYSEPLQKLAATKDSLPFHYVITPSAYMKDYLDSIGIVGAYHINNCLDTDLFRYEAGTEQDPATIMWVGKLDDHKNWSSYLNIAGKLNAKMPELRFMLVGGYTAPEEIKKQLMVKVEQQGIKHFKWIPKVGYDEMHSYYSSVAQSGGLYVSTSMNESFGMTVLEAMACRCPVVVPKVGALPELLDGPLSVSLYESGNEAECVDKLSLLLEQDSLREGLKSLGEEKARTTYSIEQVGREYMELLERFREERLILK, encoded by the coding sequence ATGAGAATCTTATATTTTTATAAATTCTGTATTCTGGGTGGGGTAACCACTCAACTTGCGAATAGACTTAAATTTTTGAGGCACCGCTTGGAAGTGCATTTTGCCTTTCTAGAGGATTATGGTGGGGCGAGCGCTTTTGAAGGATATGAGCATGTCCGAATTCTGGGGACGGTTGATGAAATTAAGAGCTACATGGAAGCCTATGATTTCGATGTCATTATTACGATTGATACTTACGAACTGTATGAAGCGCTTGGGCCTGTACAGGAGGGAAAGGTTATTATTCATGAGGTACATACCACCTATTCCGAACCCCTGCAGAAGCTGGCCGCAACGAAAGATAGTCTGCCTTTTCACTATGTGATCACTCCATCCGCTTACATGAAGGATTATTTGGACAGCATCGGCATAGTGGGTGCTTATCATATTAATAATTGCCTGGATACCGATTTGTTTCGATACGAAGCGGGTACTGAGCAGGATCCTGCCACGATTATGTGGGTGGGTAAACTGGATGATCACAAGAACTGGTCGTCCTATTTGAACATTGCTGGAAAGCTGAATGCTAAGATGCCAGAGCTGCGATTCATGCTTGTTGGGGGGTACACAGCTCCCGAAGAGATTAAGAAACAGCTAATGGTAAAGGTAGAGCAGCAGGGGATTAAGCATTTTAAGTGGATTCCCAAAGTGGGTTACGATGAGATGCATAGCTATTATTCATCAGTTGCACAGAGTGGTGGGTTATATGTTAGTACCTCAATGAATGAATCTTTTGGCATGACTGTACTGGAAGCGATGGCCTGCAGATGTCCGGTAGTGGTCCCGAAGGTAGGGGCGTTGCCGGAATTATTGGATGGTCCGTTAAGTGTTTCCTTATACGAATCAGGCAATGAAGCGGAATGTGTGGACAAATTGAGCCTATTGTTGGAGCAGGACAGCCTGAGAGAAGGCTTGAAGTCATTGGGAGAAGAGAAAGCCAGAACTACTTACAGCATCGAACAAGTGGGAAGAGAATACATGGAATTACTTGAGCGTTTCAGAGAAGAACGTTTAATTCTTAAGTAG
- a CDS encoding Gfo/Idh/MocA family oxidoreductase has translation MEELQIGMVGMDTSHSRIFAALLNDITHPLHVPGGKLKYGYPAGSPDFELSYSRVKPISGELQERYGVELLDSIAEVAERSHAILLTSVDGRVHKEQFEVLAPYGKPVFIDKPLAVTSEDAKAIVELAERYGTPFFSSSMVRFGEPLAALLKDDTAGTILGADCSGPLDLQPTQPGLFWYGIHSVEMLYAALGEGCYSVRAVCSDAQEWVVGQWKDGRIGTIRGNRTGGSDFYIVLHRERGSNGINALGANYNAGHQQLLKNFIAMARGDAPPIRPSLTLELIRFIEAANESRVSGTDVRL, from the coding sequence ATGGAAGAACTGCAGATCGGTATGGTAGGAATGGACACCTCACATAGCAGGATTTTCGCAGCGCTGCTAAACGATATTACTCACCCGTTACATGTTCCGGGTGGAAAGCTAAAATACGGTTATCCAGCGGGTTCTCCTGATTTCGAGCTAAGCTATTCACGAGTGAAGCCGATTAGCGGTGAATTGCAGGAACGCTATGGTGTTGAACTGCTCGATTCTATAGCAGAGGTTGCGGAGAGATCCCATGCGATCCTGCTGACTTCTGTAGATGGGAGAGTTCACAAGGAACAGTTCGAGGTGCTGGCTCCTTACGGAAAGCCGGTATTTATTGATAAGCCGTTAGCTGTCACCTCTGAAGATGCGAAGGCGATTGTGGAATTGGCGGAGAGGTATGGCACGCCATTTTTCTCCAGCTCCATGGTTCGATTTGGCGAACCGTTAGCGGCACTTTTGAAGGATGATACCGCAGGGACTATTCTAGGAGCGGATTGCTCTGGACCGCTCGACCTCCAGCCCACACAGCCGGGGTTGTTCTGGTACGGCATACACTCTGTTGAGATGTTATATGCCGCACTTGGAGAAGGCTGTTATTCTGTACGTGCCGTCTGTAGCGATGCGCAAGAATGGGTTGTCGGTCAGTGGAAAGACGGGAGGATCGGGACAATTCGCGGGAACCGTACGGGCGGATCTGATTTCTATATTGTACTGCACCGTGAACGGGGCAGTAACGGAATTAACGCGCTCGGAGCAAATTACAACGCAGGACATCAGCAATTGCTGAAGAACTTTATAGCTATGGCACGAGGAGATGCACCACCGATACGACCTTCTCTAACACTGGAGCTGATTCGCTTCATTGAAGCGGCCAACGAAAGTCGGGTAAGTGGGACTGATGTTCGTCTGTAA
- a CDS encoding Gfo/Idh/MocA family oxidoreductase, which translates to MIRTAVIGCGGMGTVHADRYKSMPEVELVAVCDIVEKAAEVLGNLVGVSYFTSVQEMLEQVKPEVVSVAVPTYLHVSLVRIAADHGAHVICEKPIALSSQEAEEAIRYCSERGVSLFVGHVVRFFPSYRQLAEGIKQLGSDQGGIYHAKRAGSHPGNVQEWFRDPLLSGGVIMDLMIHDIDYIRGAFGEAREVYAFQHQSEDINYASATFRFKNGTIAQLEAFWGYPGSFHSSFEYADAEGIISGGTGDGESLHIRKVITTGSTSGFVETPSSVLLKDPYYLELEHFLSCLTSGEEPIVTAQDALEAVRWAEAAQQSAMTHKPVKLEAKGDI; encoded by the coding sequence TTGATTAGGACAGCAGTAATCGGATGCGGCGGCATGGGAACTGTTCATGCGGATCGTTACAAGTCCATGCCTGAAGTGGAGCTTGTCGCCGTATGTGATATCGTTGAAAAAGCAGCTGAGGTGCTAGGAAATTTAGTAGGTGTTAGCTATTTTACATCCGTACAAGAGATGCTCGAGCAAGTGAAGCCAGAGGTGGTCAGTGTTGCTGTGCCGACCTATTTACATGTATCACTGGTACGGATTGCAGCTGATCATGGCGCGCATGTAATCTGTGAGAAGCCGATCGCACTCAGTTCGCAGGAAGCGGAAGAAGCTATTCGCTACTGTAGCGAACGCGGTGTGAGTTTGTTTGTGGGCCATGTCGTTCGCTTCTTTCCTTCTTACAGACAGCTTGCAGAGGGAATAAAGCAGCTTGGGAGTGATCAAGGCGGAATATACCATGCTAAACGGGCGGGTTCGCATCCTGGAAACGTGCAAGAATGGTTTCGAGATCCACTCCTTAGCGGTGGCGTCATTATGGATTTAATGATTCACGATATTGATTACATTCGTGGGGCCTTTGGTGAGGCCCGTGAAGTATATGCGTTCCAGCACCAGTCGGAAGATATAAATTATGCCTCAGCTACTTTCCGTTTCAAGAACGGAACCATTGCACAGCTTGAAGCATTTTGGGGTTATCCCGGGTCGTTCCATTCCTCCTTTGAATATGCGGATGCGGAAGGAATCATCTCAGGCGGGACCGGCGATGGCGAAAGTCTGCATATTCGCAAGGTGATTACGACAGGCTCTACATCGGGATTTGTGGAGACGCCTTCGAGTGTGCTGCTGAAGGATCCGTATTATTTGGAACTGGAGCATTTTCTAAGCTGTCTAACAAGTGGTGAAGAGCCGATAGTCACTGCGCAGGATGCACTGGAAGCTGTACGCTGGGCTGAAGCCGCTCAGCAATCGGCAATGACCCATAAACCCGTGAAGCTTGAAGCGAAGGGGGATATTTAA
- a CDS encoding Gfo/Idh/MocA family oxidoreductase has protein sequence MSRLNIGMISFAHAHAFDYLASLLHMSEVTVGGIADEVPERTQALAERHSIPYYTDYKELLADANIDAVIICSENVYHAELTIASARAGKHVLCEKPLGLSVEEMQRMISVCSEEGVQLMTAFPCRFLTPVVRAKEALDRGDIGEIIAFKGTNRGSFPGPKWFSEETLSGGGAVLDHTVHVMDLMNWFAGSPVDQVYAYADTLFDPERKRTIDDAGMVHVTFENGVFGVLDPSWSRNPGFPTWGDVTLEIIGTKGVISIDAFNQKNNVYGRASGKGNWSFWGDDMNELMLKAFVQALIEGVEVPISGVDGLRSTEVALTAYQSVHAGQPVRLNK, from the coding sequence ATGAGCCGTTTGAATATTGGCATGATCAGTTTCGCGCATGCGCATGCTTTTGACTATTTGGCAAGTTTACTGCACATGTCTGAAGTGACGGTCGGTGGAATTGCTGATGAGGTGCCGGAGCGGACACAAGCGCTCGCAGAACGTCATTCGATACCCTATTATACTGACTACAAGGAACTTCTGGCTGATGCGAATATAGATGCCGTAATTATTTGCTCAGAGAATGTCTATCATGCCGAGCTAACGATCGCTTCGGCTCGAGCGGGCAAGCATGTACTATGCGAGAAGCCTCTAGGTCTGTCGGTGGAAGAAATGCAACGTATGATTTCGGTCTGCTCTGAAGAGGGAGTGCAGCTCATGACAGCCTTTCCTTGTCGCTTCCTGACTCCGGTTGTGCGAGCCAAAGAAGCGCTGGATCGCGGCGATATTGGTGAGATTATTGCATTTAAAGGAACAAATCGTGGTTCTTTTCCGGGACCGAAATGGTTCTCTGAGGAAACTCTCTCAGGGGGTGGTGCTGTACTAGATCACACCGTACATGTAATGGATTTAATGAACTGGTTCGCTGGTTCTCCCGTAGATCAGGTCTATGCCTATGCGGATACCTTGTTCGATCCAGAGCGCAAGCGGACGATTGATGATGCTGGAATGGTGCATGTAACTTTTGAGAATGGTGTGTTCGGTGTGCTCGATCCGAGCTGGTCACGCAATCCCGGCTTCCCGACATGGGGGGATGTGACCCTAGAAATCATTGGCACTAAAGGTGTCATCTCCATTGATGCTTTTAATCAAAAAAACAATGTATACGGAAGAGCATCTGGTAAAGGGAACTGGTCCTTCTGGGGTGATGATATGAATGAACTGATGCTGAAGGCTTTTGTACAGGCGCTTATAGAAGGAGTGGAGGTGCCGATTTCAGGAGTAGACGGACTAAGGTCCACAGAGGTTGCACTTACCGCTTATCAATCTGTTCATGCAGGCCAACCTGTGCGCTTAAATAAATGA
- a CDS encoding zinc-binding alcohol dehydrogenase — protein sequence MKAVISQEGQIRMSDVLTPVIEDGFVLVQTEYSAISPGTEMMMNGLHRTQQIVLGYSAAGVIRTRGKGMEHWPEGTRVACYGGPYAKHAEWLLMPQHLMVPIPDHISSEEASTVGLGAIAVHAVRQVAPQFGETIVLIGAGILGQLIAQIAKAAGCRVIVYDLLAERCEVAETLGIRHIATSPEKVKEHLANLTGDMGADAVIVCAGGKTGDLIDQALEWVRDRGKVLLVGDIKPDFSRDLMFGKEAQVLISRAGGPGRYDPIYERQGVDYPYGYVRWTEGRNMAEYIRLISEGDIQVKPLISAIFPVERCEEAFRRYAEDPVDLLGAVLAYPAAVSVAEPKVKERLTKEGGSR from the coding sequence ATGAAGGCGGTAATATCTCAGGAAGGACAGATTCGCATGTCGGATGTTCTGACACCAGTCATTGAAGATGGATTTGTACTAGTCCAGACTGAATATTCGGCGATTAGCCCCGGAACGGAAATGATGATGAATGGTCTGCACCGTACGCAACAGATTGTACTTGGATACAGTGCAGCCGGTGTAATCCGCACGCGTGGGAAAGGAATGGAGCACTGGCCGGAAGGAACGCGGGTAGCTTGCTATGGCGGACCGTATGCGAAGCATGCGGAATGGCTGTTGATGCCACAGCATCTGATGGTGCCCATTCCTGACCATATCAGCTCGGAGGAAGCGTCGACAGTAGGGCTTGGAGCCATTGCAGTCCATGCGGTAAGGCAGGTTGCACCCCAGTTCGGGGAGACAATTGTGTTGATCGGTGCCGGAATTCTTGGACAGTTAATTGCGCAGATCGCTAAGGCGGCAGGCTGTCGAGTGATCGTCTATGATTTGCTTGCAGAGCGCTGCGAGGTGGCCGAGACCCTGGGAATTAGACATATCGCTACTAGCCCCGAGAAGGTAAAGGAGCATCTTGCTAACCTGACGGGAGACATGGGTGCAGATGCAGTCATCGTATGTGCAGGCGGCAAAACTGGTGACCTTATTGATCAAGCACTGGAGTGGGTACGGGACCGCGGCAAGGTACTGTTGGTCGGAGATATTAAGCCGGATTTCTCTCGTGATCTGATGTTCGGCAAGGAAGCTCAAGTTCTGATTTCTAGAGCTGGAGGTCCCGGACGATATGATCCTATCTATGAGCGGCAGGGGGTTGACTACCCTTACGGCTACGTGCGGTGGACGGAAGGGCGAAATATGGCTGAATACATTCGGTTGATCTCCGAAGGGGACATTCAGGTGAAGCCATTGATTAGTGCGATATTCCCAGTCGAACGCTGTGAAGAGGCCTTTCGGCGTTATGCCGAGGACCCAGTGGATCTGTTGGGAGCGGTATTAGCGTATCCTGCGGCAGTCTCAGTGGCAGAACCGAAGGTGAAGGAAAGACTGACAAAAGAAGGCGGGAGCAGATGA